Proteins encoded by one window of Actinocorallia herbida:
- a CDS encoding helix-turn-helix transcriptional regulator → MYTVRDLHNLPPTLDIPTAAQLLGISRTKAYRLAKTNHFPCPILHIGNSY, encoded by the coding sequence ATGTACACCGTCCGCGACCTCCACAACCTCCCCCCGACCCTCGACATCCCCACCGCCGCCCAACTCCTAGGCATCTCCCGCACCAAGGCCTACCGCCTCGCCAAAACCAACCACTTCCCCTGCCCCATCCTCCACATCGGCAACTCCTACTGA